The proteins below come from a single Papaver somniferum cultivar HN1 chromosome 11, ASM357369v1, whole genome shotgun sequence genomic window:
- the LOC113324653 gene encoding LOB domain-containing protein 1-like — RAMTPMSCTNPNSIPAPSLPQVVITPCAACKILRGRCGEKCVLAPYFPPTEPLKFTTAHRVFGASNITKMLQELPESQRVDAVSSMVYEANSRVRHPVYGCAGTIYQLQKQVSDLQAQLAKSQAEIINVRSHQNSKILAVLCFLRLRYALEESNPSSPSALLIINCFELFSH; from the exons cgggccatgactcctatgtcatgtacgaacccga ACTCAATACCAGCTCCATCTCTTCCTCAAGTAGTAATAACTCCTTGTGCTGCTTGTAAAATCCTTCGTGGACGATGTGGTGAAAAATGTGTACTAGCCCCTTATTTTCCACCAACTGAACCCTTAAAGTTTACTACTGCTCATAGGGTTTTTGGTGCTAGCAATATCACCAAAATGCTACAG GAGCTTCCTGAGTCCCAAAGAGTTGATGCAGTCAGTAGTATGGTTTACGAAGCGAATTCCAGAGTAAGACATCCAGTTTACGGTTGTGCCGGAACAATTTATCAACTACAAAAACAAGTTAGTGATCTTCAAGCTCAATTAGCAAAATCTCAAGCAGAGATT ATAAACGTTCGCTCTCACCAAAACTCTAAAATCCTAGCGGTCCTGTGCTTTCTCCGACTAAGATATGCTCTAGAGGAGTCGAACCCATCTTCTCCCTCCGCACTACTCATTATCAATTgtttcgaattgttttctcactGA